In Dasypus novemcinctus isolate mDasNov1 chromosome 10, mDasNov1.1.hap2, whole genome shotgun sequence, one DNA window encodes the following:
- the LOC139439736 gene encoding exosome complex component CSL4-like — protein MIGGKCLCNVEEGSPGSGAYTQHGYIFSSLAGCLMKSSENGLSINSRCAKVHILHTGSTPLKNCFRGTIRKEDVRATEKTRLKFMSLRPEDIVLAKVISLGDAQSNHLLTTAENELRVVVAPSESGVEMVSISWCEMQCPKTHTKEFQRVAQVQPEFLQT, from the exons atgattggtg GCAAATGTCTGTGTAACGTGGAGGAGGGCAGCCCGGGAAGCGGCGCCTACACCCAGCACGGTTACATCTTTTCATCGCTTGCTGGCTGCCTGATGAAGAGCAGCGAAAACG GTCTTAGCATCAACTCACGCTGTGCTAAAGTGCATATCTTACACACAGGGTCCACACCACTTAAGAACTGTTTTCGAGGAACTATCCGCAAGGAAGATGTCCGAGCTACAGAAAAAACAAGGTTGAAATTTATGAGTTTACGCCCAGAAGACATTGTCTTGGCTAAAGTGATATCCCTAGGTGATGCACAGTCCAACCACCTGCTGACCACTGCTGAAAATGAGCTCCGAGTGGTGGTGGCCCCCAGTGAGTCAGGTGTCGAGATGGTATCCATCAGCTGGTGTGAGATGCAGTGCCCCAAGACCCATACTAAAGAATTCCAGAGAGTGGCACAAGTGCAACCTGAATTCTTGCAGACCTAA